In Coriobacteriaceae bacterium, a single window of DNA contains:
- the dnaX gene encoding DNA polymerase III subunit gamma/tau, with product MESLYRKYRPLTFDSVVGQQHIVSTLEHAITEGRLSHAYLFCGPRGTGKTTMARILAKALLCRNAEAARAEGASGCMPDGTCEECELIAEGNHPDVYELDAASRTGVDNVREEIINSVNFAPVRGKYKIYIIDEVHMLTTAAFNALLKTLEEPPAHVIFVLCTTDPQKILETILSRCQRFDFHRIGNEDIEHRLSYVCEQEDFDYDDEALAIVARHAKGGMRDALSTLEQLSVFGNGTVHADDARSLLGEVSDQILGEFARAIAERDIAELYGLIRAQVEEGNDLLELTRDLVAHVRDVYVACVAGARAELFEGGIEQAEALAAEAAAFGEHPADRLARVLTVLDDAALEMRGASDVRLVLEIACTRLARPEADLTIEALAERVARLEAMVANAAVPAGVAAAQTSAPAASAPAAAQQPTLISGARAATPAATAAPAATSAHQGGMPWDRGTAVPAAQSAPKSAVPASAPKPVTPAPQPVAAPAPAASTVPVFKPNSAAQVAAAGAAETPAVEDAGELQRKWAEVVERVKAQQPSYAALLLNARATADDGSKLTVSFPTAFAIKMLGRADTQAVFLPTVSAVFGRRTVDYVLDGGGTPAPQHEEHSPSARAAASADPQPVSSAVPASSSASATQPKAAPVAAPTPSAPEPAAPKPAAPTPAPKPAATPAPKSSDLAKAPWLRSDNPAGAPATGKLPTEPAPRAPKRASAPKAQPSAQAAPWESEQVPYDDAMVGGFAGDAGGEDLPPFDVPAAVPAPSPAASAAAPAAATSALASDDAPAAPWESNPGAGSPFGHQGAAPSIPQTEDEAKALIRSVFGQATIFKPVE from the coding sequence ATGGAATCGTTGTACCGAAAGTATCGCCCGCTCACCTTCGACTCCGTGGTGGGCCAGCAGCATATCGTCTCGACGCTCGAGCACGCCATCACCGAGGGGCGCCTGTCCCACGCATACCTGTTCTGCGGACCGCGCGGCACGGGCAAGACCACCATGGCGCGCATCCTTGCCAAGGCGCTGCTGTGCCGTAATGCCGAGGCAGCGCGCGCCGAGGGCGCAAGCGGGTGCATGCCCGACGGCACCTGTGAGGAGTGCGAGCTCATCGCCGAGGGCAACCACCCCGATGTCTACGAGCTCGATGCCGCAAGCCGCACGGGCGTGGACAATGTGCGCGAGGAGATCATCAACTCCGTCAACTTTGCCCCGGTGCGCGGCAAGTACAAGATCTATATCATCGACGAGGTTCACATGCTCACGACGGCGGCGTTCAACGCGCTGCTCAAGACGCTCGAGGAGCCGCCGGCACACGTGATCTTCGTGCTGTGCACCACCGACCCGCAAAAGATTCTGGAGACCATCCTCTCGCGCTGCCAGCGCTTCGATTTTCATCGCATCGGCAACGAGGATATTGAGCATCGCCTGTCCTACGTGTGCGAGCAGGAGGACTTCGATTACGACGACGAGGCGCTGGCTATCGTGGCGCGTCATGCCAAGGGCGGCATGCGCGACGCGCTCTCCACGCTGGAGCAGCTGAGCGTCTTCGGCAACGGTACCGTGCACGCGGACGATGCCCGCTCGCTTTTGGGCGAAGTTTCGGACCAGATTCTGGGCGAGTTTGCGCGCGCCATCGCCGAGCGTGATATTGCTGAGCTCTATGGGCTCATTCGCGCACAGGTCGAGGAGGGCAATGACCTGCTTGAGCTGACGCGCGACCTGGTGGCGCATGTGCGCGACGTGTATGTGGCCTGCGTTGCCGGTGCCCGTGCCGAGCTGTTTGAGGGCGGGATCGAGCAGGCCGAGGCGCTTGCTGCCGAGGCCGCTGCCTTTGGCGAGCATCCGGCCGACCGCCTGGCCCGCGTGCTGACGGTGCTTGACGATGCCGCGCTGGAGATGAGGGGCGCGAGCGACGTGCGCCTGGTGCTCGAGATCGCCTGCACGCGCCTGGCACGTCCCGAGGCCGATCTGACCATTGAGGCCCTGGCCGAGCGCGTGGCACGCTTGGAGGCCATGGTCGCCAACGCCGCGGTGCCGGCGGGTGTGGCTGCTGCTCAAACGAGTGCGCCTGCTGCATCCGCACCCGCTGCTGCCCAGCAGCCGACGCTGATTTCGGGTGCCCGAGCCGCTACTCCCGCGGCGACTGCCGCCCCCGCTGCTACGTCCGCGCATCAGGGTGGCATGCCTTGGGACCGCGGCACTGCTGTTCCGGCGGCCCAGTCTGCGCCCAAGTCCGCGGTTCCTGCGTCGGCGCCCAAACCTGTAACGCCTGCACCTCAACCCGTTGCGGCTCCCGCGCCTGCGGCATCGACCGTGCCGGTGTTCAAGCCCAACAGCGCCGCCCAGGTTGCTGCCGCCGGCGCCGCCGAGACCCCCGCGGTCGAGGATGCCGGCGAGCTCCAGCGCAAATGGGCCGAGGTCGTCGAGCGCGTCAAGGCCCAACAACCTTCTTATGCGGCTCTCCTGTTGAACGCCCGCGCTACGGCAGACGATGGTTCTAAGCTCACGGTCTCGTTCCCTACGGCATTTGCTATCAAGATGCTCGGGCGTGCTGATACACAGGCGGTGTTTTTGCCGACAGTCAGTGCAGTCTTCGGTCGTCGCACCGTCGACTATGTCCTGGATGGGGGTGGCACGCCGGCTCCTCAACATGAGGAGCATTCTCCATCTGCACGGGCTGCGGCATCTGCGGACCCGCAACCCGTGTCCTCGGCGGTCCCTGCATCCTCGAGCGCCAGCGCGACGCAGCCAAAAGCGGCACCGGTAGCGGCACCGACTCCGTCGGCGCCTGAACCTGCTGCGCCCAAACCGGCTGCTCCGACCCCCGCGCCCAAGCCCGCTGCCACACCCGCACCCAAGTCATCCGACCTGGCTAAGGCCCCCTGGCTGCGCTCCGACAACCCTGCCGGTGCTCCTGCCACGGGCAAGCTCCCGACCGAGCCCGCGCCCCGAGCGCCCAAGCGCGCGTCCGCTCCCAAGGCTCAGCCGTCTGCGCAGGCTGCGCCTTGGGAATCCGAGCAGGTGCCCTACGACGACGCCATGGTCGGTGGCTTTGCCGGCGATGCGGGCGGGGAGGATCTTCCTCCGTTCGACGTGCCTGCCGCGGTGCCTGCGCCCAGCCCTGCCGCCTCAGCCGCGGCTCCCGCAGCTGCGACGTCCGCTCTCGCAAGCGATGACGCCCCCGCTGCCCCTTGGGAGTCCAACCCCGGCGCCGGCAGTCCCTTCGGCCACCAGGGCGCAGCCCCGAGCATCCCGCAGACCGAGGACGAGGCCAAAGCCCTCATCCGCAGCGTCTTTGGCCAGGCCACCATCTTCAAACCGGTGGAGTAA
- a CDS encoding YbaB/EbfC family nucleoid-associated protein, whose translation MAGMNMQQMMKQARKMQEQLAAAQENLKSQTVDASAGGGMVKVTVNGEMELVNLTIDPDALDPEDVDMLQDMIMAAVNEAVRGVNELANKQMGAITGGLNIPGMPF comes from the coding sequence ATGGCCGGTATGAACATGCAGCAGATGATGAAGCAGGCCCGCAAGATGCAGGAGCAGCTTGCCGCCGCGCAGGAGAACCTCAAGTCCCAGACCGTCGACGCTTCTGCCGGCGGCGGCATGGTCAAGGTGACCGTTAACGGCGAGATGGAGCTCGTCAACCTCACTATTGATCCCGATGCGCTCGATCCCGAGGACGTCGATATGCTGCAGGACATGATCATGGCTGCCGTCAACGAGGCCGTTCGCGGCGTCAACGAGCTCGCCAATAAGCAGATGGGCGCCATCACCGGCGGCCTCAACATCCCGGGCATGCCGTTCTAA
- a CDS encoding ATP-binding cassette domain-containing protein, producing the protein MSVIVRDVSKRMGKNDVLRNVSIEVDPGTVVGLQGINGSGKTMLMRAVCGLIRPTEGEIIIDGQRLGADISFPPSLGMLIEAPSFLGYLSGYDNLELIAQIKGVATPEDIRSALRLVGLDADEKKKFRAYSLGMKQRLGIAAAIMEKPKLLVLDEPTNALDEAGVEMLKRVVAMAASTGREVLLSSHDGEVLEELADRVYCMRDGAVVEVRERS; encoded by the coding sequence ATGAGCGTGATCGTTAGGGACGTATCGAAGCGCATGGGCAAAAACGATGTCCTGCGCAACGTGTCTATCGAGGTTGACCCTGGGACTGTGGTCGGGCTTCAGGGGATAAACGGTTCGGGCAAGACCATGCTTATGCGAGCGGTCTGCGGATTGATTAGACCCACCGAGGGCGAAATCATTATCGATGGTCAAAGACTTGGGGCTGATATCTCGTTTCCGCCGAGTCTTGGGATGTTGATAGAGGCTCCTTCCTTTTTAGGATATCTGTCTGGCTACGACAATCTGGAACTCATAGCTCAAATCAAGGGCGTTGCCACCCCCGAGGACATTCGCTCCGCCCTGCGGCTCGTGGGGCTCGATGCAGACGAAAAAAAGAAGTTCCGAGCATACTCGCTTGGGATGAAGCAGCGTCTGGGGATAGCTGCGGCGATTATGGAAAAGCCGAAGCTGCTTGTTCTCGATGAACCAACAAATGCCCTCGACGAAGCGGGCGTTGAAATGCTCAAGCGTGTTGTGGCGATGGCGGCATCAACGGGTCGCGAGGTTCTTCTGTCTAGCCATGACGGAGAGGTGCTCGAGGAGCTGGCCGATCGGGTTTACTGCATGCGCGACGGTGCCGTTGTGGAAGTTCGGGAAAGGTCGTGA
- a CDS encoding serine/threonine protein kinase → MPLFSQHTARFSPDVPLEGTSSRELLKRYQPLETLATGGFGSIEICRDTHLRRRVAIKRIPLINGAGMPASDIMDVLREAHTAAMLQHPNIVQVIDFTHDTAYAYLVMEYVDGMSLAEFLHRVDGHSLTFDEAAAIADALGQALTFAHANGVLHLDIKPANVLIDHSGNVKITDFGMARLSSAGGFGGSRGGTIGYMPPEQLDIETGTVDERADVFALACVIYEGLCGSAPFMAATPADSLDRIIGGATYPSELIPHFPPGAEAALMSALSPMPQDRPDSIEAFCDRLLAGLGSVREGRRSLEQMVGELSSDECVADDIEPSSYEDDTVEVDPALGWAGTRWGRARNYTMRGISALSCGAFSFLLMQTAGVATLPGLVVAAVAIGAAAGLAPQIGSAISAVGFLVLMANATMQSQGILSMLPVAVIFAAAMSGWWIAWGRTEAAASATLTCALALGCLTGDALLAAGAATSIAAFWLGPASAAAATGMGALFARLAAAALSAGGVLGLSNVVAALGDALLLAAIVLVAAIAAATSLLLNAHAKRAEQGSNLAAIVAIAVAGIGSAVSFCLAHHMEIASLAGPVVAKAAVTGILSSIIVGICLYLLGYQRTYTESDLS, encoded by the coding sequence ATGCCGCTTTTCTCGCAACATACCGCCCGGTTCTCGCCGGACGTTCCCTTGGAGGGCACTAGCTCTCGCGAGCTGCTCAAGCGGTACCAGCCGCTCGAGACGCTTGCGACCGGCGGTTTTGGCTCCATCGAGATTTGCCGCGACACGCATCTGCGCCGTCGCGTGGCCATTAAGCGCATCCCCCTTATCAACGGCGCCGGCATGCCCGCCAGCGACATCATGGACGTGCTGCGCGAGGCGCATACCGCCGCCATGCTTCAACATCCCAATATCGTGCAGGTTATCGACTTTACGCACGACACCGCCTATGCCTACCTGGTCATGGAGTATGTCGACGGTATGTCGTTGGCCGAGTTTTTGCATCGCGTGGACGGCCACTCGCTCACCTTTGACGAGGCCGCGGCCATTGCCGACGCGCTGGGTCAGGCACTCACCTTTGCCCATGCAAACGGCGTGCTTCATCTGGACATAAAGCCCGCCAATGTGCTTATCGACCATTCGGGCAATGTAAAGATCACCGACTTTGGCATGGCGCGGCTGTCGTCCGCCGGCGGCTTTGGCGGATCGCGCGGCGGCACCATCGGCTACATGCCGCCCGAGCAGCTCGATATCGAGACCGGCACGGTCGACGAACGTGCCGATGTCTTTGCCCTTGCCTGCGTGATCTACGAGGGCCTGTGCGGCAGTGCCCCCTTTATGGCGGCCACGCCTGCCGACTCGCTCGACCGCATCATCGGCGGCGCCACCTATCCCAGCGAACTGATCCCTCACTTTCCCCCGGGGGCCGAGGCGGCGCTCATGAGCGCTCTCTCCCCCATGCCGCAAGACCGCCCCGATAGCATCGAGGCATTCTGCGACCGACTCCTTGCCGGCTTGGGGAGCGTGCGCGAAGGCCGTCGCAGCTTGGAGCAGATGGTAGGCGAGCTTTCGAGTGACGAGTGCGTGGCAGATGATATCGAGCCATCGAGCTACGAGGATGACACCGTCGAGGTCGACCCCGCGCTTGGCTGGGCGGGCACGCGCTGGGGCCGCGCACGCAATTACACCATGCGCGGCATCTCGGCGCTCTCATGCGGAGCCTTCAGCTTTTTGCTTATGCAGACAGCCGGCGTCGCGACGCTTCCCGGGCTGGTCGTGGCGGCCGTCGCCATTGGCGCGGCGGCAGGCTTGGCCCCGCAGATTGGCTCGGCCATCTCGGCCGTGGGCTTTTTGGTGCTCATGGCCAACGCCACCATGCAGTCGCAGGGCATCCTGTCGATGCTGCCGGTCGCGGTCATTTTTGCCGCTGCCATGTCCGGTTGGTGGATTGCTTGGGGACGCACCGAGGCGGCTGCGAGCGCGACGCTCACCTGCGCGCTTGCGCTGGGTTGCCTAACCGGCGACGCCCTCCTTGCCGCCGGAGCCGCCACGAGCATCGCGGCGTTTTGGCTCGGCCCGGCAAGCGCAGCGGCGGCCACGGGCATGGGCGCACTCTTTGCCCGCCTTGCCGCAGCGGCTCTCTCTGCGGGAGGCGTACTGGGGCTTAGCAATGTCGTCGCAGCGCTGGGAGACGCGCTCCTTCTCGCTGCAATCGTGCTGGTTGCAGCAATAGCCGCGGCAACATCGCTGCTGCTCAATGCTCATGCCAAGCGCGCCGAGCAGGGATCGAACCTTGCCGCCATCGTCGCAATTGCCGTCGCCGGCATCGGCTCGGCCGTATCGTTTTGTCTTGCACACCATATGGAAATTGCCAGCCTTGCGGGCCCGGTCGTCGCCAAGGCAGCGGTTACGGGAATCCTATCCTCTATAATCGTCGGGATATGCCTTTATTTGCTCGGATACCAAAGAACCTATACGGAGAGTGATCTTTCGTGA
- a CDS encoding DUF2705 family protein — MKKNIITFIAIAAVTVANLVYAYGLSSVYGVRTDTLGFADNLALVFAGSAPFEPRPGVMFVPPLGWLFLILLILYTTLDYPAESLHGFGLQTLVRCRARTLWWVSRFISVAAITAFSLLVVVCSVVIWSLMVSASFSAVIHGESLQLANLAPWFLKVGEADALPFFIGLFFAFEALAFAQAAVGFVLGPSASFAVVMSYLICSAYARHWALLGNALMLLRWGGIVKEGIATGSSGLFSIVIMSLCLSLGGLWFRKADLIEKRDKI; from the coding sequence TTGAAGAAGAACATCATTACCTTTATTGCGATTGCAGCAGTGACCGTTGCGAACCTGGTGTACGCCTACGGATTGTCTTCTGTGTATGGGGTCAGGACGGATACCTTGGGGTTTGCGGACAATCTTGCGCTCGTGTTTGCCGGATCTGCTCCGTTTGAGCCTAGGCCCGGGGTCATGTTTGTGCCTCCGCTAGGATGGCTATTTCTCATTCTGCTTATTCTCTATACAACACTCGATTATCCCGCCGAATCGTTGCACGGGTTTGGTTTGCAAACGCTTGTCCGATGCCGGGCGAGAACCCTTTGGTGGGTCTCGCGTTTTATCTCAGTGGCGGCGATAACAGCATTTTCGCTGCTTGTGGTGGTTTGCTCTGTTGTGATTTGGAGCTTGATGGTGAGCGCCTCGTTCAGCGCGGTCATCCATGGCGAGTCGCTTCAGTTGGCTAATTTGGCGCCGTGGTTTCTCAAAGTGGGCGAGGCGGATGCGCTGCCGTTTTTCATAGGTCTCTTTTTTGCTTTTGAGGCGCTTGCGTTTGCACAGGCAGCGGTTGGGTTTGTGCTTGGGCCGTCAGCCTCATTTGCGGTTGTAATGAGCTACCTGATCTGTTCGGCATATGCGCGGCATTGGGCGCTGCTGGGAAATGCCTTGATGCTGTTGCGCTGGGGTGGAATCGTCAAAGAAGGAATTGCGACGGGCTCGAGTGGCTTGTTTTCAATTGTGATTATGTCGTTATGTCTATCGTTGGGTGGACTGTGGTTTCGAAAGGCCGACCTTATCGAAAAGAGGGACAAGATATGA
- a CDS encoding LuxR C-terminal-related transcriptional regulator, with protein MLFSRCSATSAFAIALVVMAVTPYHRFSSSIGLASGAMTWLVILGACLAAFGHGVALRKGREIRRPGRLGVFGVFLAAIAVVPEWVDLVFYARGDSIPIVFAPIWLLHRVSCALCFTGSLLLSYVIWDTAGSPLIRGAARDGERGTRRSQSTLFAETIVVLSCLLFCCRISWRVVPEPWGMPSVTAASIGLVLLIPLVYLVLAAVPLLCCPRAFGRGQGDVFARSVLVAVPIGLVPAVEVAYFASDAAVIASLSMGSAIAVAAFVCTLLREKRDNNSDTPRTSDPFDAGVFSPALSPREEQFVRLLLKGKTPAEIARETGTKPSTVRTTLHRAYGKASVAGSRELVALFAGEGDATGPGLLQRHAGDMLTSVRTRRLFRYLLTTFFILLAAGPLVMADSDWGSGVSRAVAFSLASYALGLGLLLSLHYAGEKLNREVALTRTDGAIGLGSPCVWAVLSAVEWSFVYIAAWRCICDPLMAAPVLLCGVASTVSLAVGLRPFKVHARVRAIVPLVSIGAATLIHAATRGRIHGFAVLTGMLLTYIVLRSCPQRKMLGIWMLCFGAAAPVWVVLLNMVQDLTVFEPLFLASLLGQSSAVNVVVATVIVCWSVPMLVTHIVLVRSVEDEKAVLKYRANGSTEAAHVRRLALLTSRALSDVQARILLMTAEGTTTKTIAQDVGYAASTVQALRSASYRQLKIKNKAELISLLSQVDNV; from the coding sequence ATGCTCTTTTCCCGCTGTTCTGCCACATCTGCTTTCGCCATTGCGCTCGTCGTAATGGCGGTTACCCCTTATCACCGGTTTTCATCTTCAATCGGCTTGGCATCAGGTGCAATGACCTGGCTCGTTATCCTTGGCGCATGCCTCGCGGCGTTTGGTCATGGTGTTGCGCTCCGCAAGGGGAGAGAAATAAGACGGCCGGGTCGCCTTGGCGTCTTCGGTGTTTTCCTTGCTGCTATTGCGGTGGTTCCCGAATGGGTCGACTTGGTCTTCTATGCTCGCGGAGATTCTATTCCAATCGTGTTTGCACCAATCTGGTTGTTGCATCGTGTTTCGTGTGCCTTGTGCTTCACTGGGTCGTTGCTCCTCTCATATGTAATTTGGGATACGGCGGGCTCTCCTTTGATACGGGGGGCGGCGCGGGACGGCGAAAGGGGGACCCGCCGATCGCAGAGCACGCTTTTTGCAGAAACAATAGTTGTCCTGTCTTGCCTGCTGTTTTGCTGTCGAATTTCATGGAGAGTCGTTCCCGAGCCATGGGGGATGCCCTCTGTAACGGCCGCATCAATTGGCCTCGTGCTTTTAATTCCGCTGGTCTATCTCGTATTGGCTGCGGTCCCGCTGCTTTGCTGTCCCCGCGCCTTTGGTCGGGGGCAGGGCGACGTGTTTGCCCGTTCTGTGCTTGTAGCAGTTCCCATTGGCCTTGTTCCGGCTGTCGAGGTGGCATACTTTGCAAGCGATGCCGCAGTCATTGCATCACTGTCGATGGGGTCCGCTATTGCTGTTGCCGCCTTCGTATGCACATTGCTAAGGGAGAAACGGGACAACAATTCGGATACCCCTCGCACGTCCGACCCATTCGATGCGGGGGTGTTTTCCCCTGCCCTGTCGCCTCGAGAAGAGCAGTTTGTTCGACTGCTGCTCAAAGGGAAAACGCCGGCGGAAATTGCCAGGGAGACGGGTACGAAGCCATCGACGGTGCGAACAACGCTTCACCGAGCATACGGGAAGGCATCGGTTGCGGGCTCACGCGAGCTCGTGGCATTGTTTGCGGGTGAGGGTGATGCTACAGGGCCTGGTCTGCTGCAGCGGCATGCTGGTGATATGTTGACATCAGTTCGGACGCGCCGGCTGTTTCGATACCTGCTCACAACATTTTTTATCCTCCTTGCGGCGGGCCCCTTGGTAATGGCGGATAGCGATTGGGGATCCGGTGTTTCGCGGGCAGTCGCCTTTTCTCTCGCAAGCTATGCATTGGGTCTCGGACTGCTTCTGTCGCTGCACTACGCGGGTGAAAAACTGAATCGTGAAGTTGCGCTGACTAGAACGGATGGGGCGATTGGGCTCGGAAGCCCGTGCGTATGGGCGGTGCTGTCTGCCGTGGAATGGTCTTTTGTCTATATTGCGGCATGGAGGTGTATATGCGATCCGTTGATGGCTGCGCCGGTCCTGCTGTGCGGCGTGGCATCTACGGTCTCGCTCGCTGTTGGGCTGCGTCCGTTTAAGGTGCATGCCCGTGTCCGGGCTATCGTGCCGTTGGTGTCAATAGGTGCGGCTACTTTAATCCATGCGGCCACTAGGGGGCGAATCCATGGGTTCGCGGTGCTGACGGGGATGTTGCTCACATACATAGTGCTGCGTAGCTGCCCGCAGCGCAAAATGCTTGGGATATGGATGCTTTGCTTTGGGGCGGCGGCTCCTGTCTGGGTTGTCTTGCTCAACATGGTGCAGGATCTGACGGTTTTCGAGCCTCTGTTCCTTGCGTCGTTGCTGGGGCAAAGTTCGGCCGTCAATGTCGTCGTGGCAACGGTGATTGTTTGCTGGTCTGTGCCCATGCTCGTTACGCACATCGTGCTCGTACGCTCGGTTGAGGACGAGAAGGCCGTCTTGAAGTACCGTGCGAACGGGTCCACCGAAGCAGCTCACGTGCGCCGGCTGGCTCTGCTTACGTCGCGCGCCCTGTCCGATGTTCAGGCCCGAATATTGTTGATGACGGCAGAGGGCACAACGACAAAGACCATTGCGCAGGATGTCGGTTACGCTGCATCTACGGTGCAAGCGCTGCGATCCGCGTCCTATCGCCAGTTGAAGATCAAGAACAAAGCAGAGCTTATTTCATTGTTATCGCAGGTAGATAACGTGTAA
- a CDS encoding FHA domain-containing protein, whose product MASQIKLTPCGAMFDIFKRAAHLSHIELCGMVLSSRPLADGRSPQSRAADRSWVSRFIVRAPVGTLQERYFADYGTSAARIMSHLALRRRNPMNATAVTNMVCGPAGEPMVRALEECHQDTNLYRNAAERLSQAAELMPAERAEAVLVLFVAVGCSADVRSSVTYAIDYAHATCGGATSTPRSLSTSTVTGERETAPAHPLGLLRVQDGYVVSAPRWIQPSEQGVEIGALATGEGDITDVGDDVSARHAHVWCDDQNAWYVEDLSSTNGTVVVNGATNVCTQVEPGRCAQLNPGDELRLGESTTYAILLGAL is encoded by the coding sequence ATGGCATCTCAAATCAAGCTCACCCCGTGCGGAGCCATGTTCGACATCTTTAAACGCGCAGCGCACCTGAGCCATATCGAGCTGTGTGGCATGGTGCTTTCGAGCCGTCCGCTGGCCGATGGCCGCAGCCCCCAGAGCCGCGCCGCCGATCGCTCCTGGGTCTCGCGCTTTATCGTGCGCGCTCCGGTCGGCACGCTGCAGGAGCGCTATTTTGCCGATTACGGCACCTCGGCCGCGCGCATCATGTCGCATCTGGCCCTGCGTCGCCGCAATCCCATGAATGCCACGGCGGTGACCAACATGGTGTGCGGGCCCGCTGGCGAGCCCATGGTGCGGGCGCTCGAGGAATGCCATCAGGATACGAACCTCTACCGTAATGCGGCCGAGCGTCTGTCGCAGGCGGCGGAGCTTATGCCCGCCGAGCGTGCCGAGGCCGTGCTGGTGCTGTTTGTCGCCGTCGGCTGCTCGGCAGATGTTCGATCCTCGGTGACCTATGCCATCGACTATGCGCACGCGACTTGCGGCGGTGCCACATCGACCCCGCGCTCGCTGAGCACCTCGACGGTCACGGGCGAGCGCGAGACGGCGCCTGCGCATCCGCTGGGTCTGCTTCGCGTGCAAGACGGTTACGTGGTAAGTGCCCCGCGCTGGATTCAGCCGAGCGAGCAGGGCGTGGAGATCGGCGCGCTGGCGACGGGGGAAGGCGATATCACCGATGTGGGCGATGACGTTTCGGCTCGCCATGCCCACGTGTGGTGCGATGACCAAAATGCCTGGTACGTCGAGGACCTGTCGTCCACCAACGGAACCGTGGTGGTAAACGGCGCGACGAACGTCTGCACTCAGGTCGAGCCCGGCCGCTGCGCCCAGCTCAACCCCGGGGACGAACTCAGGCTCGGCGAATCCACCACCTACGCCATCCTCCTCGGCGCTCTCTAA
- a CDS encoding DUF5028 domain-containing protein gives MKKTLWTRRSALALFCCAATGLAGMRVSVVNRNRTVIPEKYYAEGEWLSMDGAFLGSKDVVTDGYSFCIDGAELLTPREYLKRAHDDYSKYGTVDTKTRLKDADITCVIAVKMRVRNRDNIDGGIKAYVWHLVPESAPNYDFVVNTDLITQAMPVLGGSAAFAVEVGAENELLVPFMMQNTNDYFEGYETVRFEKAFPGTYTMKMTDLPERRLFRFEVK, from the coding sequence ATGAAGAAGACCCTGTGGACGAGAAGATCGGCGCTCGCGCTTTTTTGCTGTGCTGCTACCGGCCTTGCGGGCATGAGGGTGAGCGTCGTTAACAGGAATCGGACAGTCATTCCTGAGAAATATTACGCGGAGGGCGAATGGCTCTCGATGGATGGAGCGTTTCTGGGATCGAAGGATGTGGTGACTGATGGGTATTCGTTTTGCATAGATGGAGCAGAACTACTCACGCCGCGCGAGTATCTCAAACGAGCGCATGACGATTATTCAAAATATGGCACCGTGGATACGAAAACGAGACTGAAGGATGCCGACATCACGTGCGTTATCGCCGTAAAGATGCGTGTCAGAAATAGGGATAATATCGACGGTGGAATCAAAGCGTATGTTTGGCATCTGGTTCCGGAGTCTGCGCCAAACTATGATTTTGTAGTCAATACCGATCTGATAACGCAAGCCATGCCGGTCCTTGGCGGCTCTGCTGCGTTTGCCGTGGAGGTTGGGGCAGAAAACGAGTTGCTCGTCCCATTTATGATGCAAAACACCAACGACTATTTCGAAGGTTACGAGACCGTCCGTTTTGAGAAAGCGTTTCCCGGGACCTATACGATGAAGATGACCGATCTGCCGGAGCGAAGGCTCTTCAGGTTTGAAGTTAAATAG
- the recR gene encoding recombination mediator RecR, producing the protein MSANHSLQKLLDELGRLPGIGPKSAQRIAYYLLEADAEEARRLAEAILEVKQEVHFCSRCFNYATADECSICQDPMRDTTRICVVGEPRDVQAIERTGSYHGLYHVLGGVISPMDKIGPEQLHIRELLARLGHEDIHEVIIATNPNIEGETTASYLARAIKPLGVEVSRLASGLPVGGDLEYADELTLGRAIEARRAI; encoded by the coding sequence ATGAGTGCGAATCACAGTCTGCAAAAACTGCTCGATGAGCTGGGCCGCCTGCCGGGCATTGGTCCCAAGTCGGCCCAGCGCATCGCCTATTACCTGCTCGAGGCCGATGCCGAGGAGGCCCGCCGCCTGGCCGAGGCCATCCTGGAGGTCAAGCAGGAGGTGCACTTTTGCAGCCGTTGCTTTAACTACGCCACGGCCGACGAGTGCTCCATCTGCCAGGACCCGATGCGCGATACCACCCGCATCTGCGTGGTTGGCGAGCCGCGCGACGTCCAGGCGATTGAGCGCACGGGCAGCTACCACGGCCTCTACCATGTGTTGGGCGGCGTGATCAGCCCCATGGACAAGATCGGTCCCGAGCAGCTGCATATCCGCGAGTTGCTGGCGCGCCTGGGCCATGAGGATATCCACGAGGTCATTATCGCCACCAACCCCAATATCGAGGGCGAGACCACGGCGAGCTACCTTGCTCGCGCCATCAAGCCACTGGGCGTCGAGGTGTCGCGTCTGGCGAGCGGCCTGCCCGTGGGTGGCGACCTGGAGTATGCCGACGAGCTCACGCTCGGCCGCGCTATCGAGGCCCGCCGCGCGATCTAG